From the genome of Streptomyces ficellus:
CCCGCGTCATCCACATGCGCACGCTGCACCTCGGCCCCGAGGAACTGCTCGTCGCCGCGAAGATCGCCGTCCAGCACGACGACACGGCCGCCGAGGTGGCCCGCGCGATCGACGCCGCCGAGAGCCGCATCCGTGCCGCCGTCCCGATCGCCCGCGTGATCTACCTGGAGCCGGACATCTACCGCGACACCAAGTCCATCAGCCCCACCCCCTGACGCGGGGGACCGAGGCCCCCGCCCCGCAAGGGACGGGGGCCTTCTCCGTGCCCCGCCCGGCCCCCGTACCCGCCCGGAGGATCCCCGGCGGACTGTGGGCCCGTGGGCCGATCGGTGTAGATTCGGGACGAGAGCCAGACGTCGCTGCTGATGGCGGTCGGGCGGTCCACGACGGACCGGCCGAGGGAGAGAGGGCCTCCGACGACTGCACTGCGAGCACCGGGCATCCTTGTGTCCAGTCACCTCGCAGAGCCAGCCGTACCCACCCTCGACCCAACACGAGGAGCAGCTCGAAATGACGACTGTCGTCAACCGACAGGACTTCAAGGTCGCCGATCTCTCCCTGGCCGCGTTCGGCCGCAAGGAGATCACCCTCGCCGAGCACGAGATGCCGGGCCTGATGGCGATCCGCAAGGAGTACGCCGAGACCCAGCCGCTCGCCGGCGCCCGCATCACCGGCTCCCTGCACATGACCGTGCAGACCGCCGTCCTGATCGAGACGCTGGTCGCCCTCGGCGCCCAGGTCCGCTGGGCCTCCTGCAACATCTTCTCCACCCAGGACCACGCCGCCGCGGCCATCGCCGTCGGCCCGAACGGCACCCCGGACAACCCCCAGGGCGTTCCGGTCTTCGCCTGGAAGGGCGAGACCCTGGAGGAGTACTGGTGGTGCACCGAGCAGGCCCTGACCTGGCCGAACACGCCCACCGGCGGCCCCAACATGATCCTGGACGACGGTGGTGACGCCACCCTCCTCGTCCACAAGGGCGTCGAGTTCGAGAAGGCCGGCGAGGCCCCGGACCCCTCCACCGCGGACAGTGAGGAGTACGGCCACATCCTCACGCTCCTCAACCGCACCCTCACCGAGAACCCCCAGAAGTGGACCCGTCTCGCCTCGGAGATCCGTGGTGTGACGGAGGAGACCACGACGGGTGTGCACCGTCTGTACGAGATGCACCGGGACGGCACGCTGCTGTTCCCGGCGATCAACGTGAACGACGCGGTGACGAAGTCGAAGTTCGACAACAAGTACGGCTGCCGGCACTCGCTGGTCGATGGCATCAACCGGGCCACGGATGTCCTGATCGGTGGCAAGGTCGCGGTCGTGTGCGGGTACGGCGATGTCGGCAAGGGCTGTGCGGAGTCGCTGCGCGGCCAGGGTGCCCGTGTGATCGTCACCGAGATCGACCCGATCTGCGCGCTGCAGGCGGCGATGGACGGCTACCAGGTCACGACCCTGGACGAGGTGATCGGCCAGGCCGACCTGTTCATCACCACGACCGGTAACAAGGACATCATCATGGCCGCGGACATGGCCAGGATGAAGCACCAGGCGATCGTGGGGAACATCGGTCACTTCGACAACGAGATCGACATGGCCGGTCTGGCCAGGATCCCGGGCATCGTCAAGGACGAGGTCAAGCCGCAGGTCCATACGTGGACCTTCCCCGACGGCAAGACGATCATCGTGCTGTCGGAGGGCCGGCTGCTCAACCTGGGCAACGCCACCGGTCACCCCTCGTTCGTGATGTCGAACAGTTTCGCGGACCAGACGCTGGCCCAGATCGAGCTGTTCACCAAGCCCGAGGAGTACCCGACCGACGTCTACGTGCTGCCCAAGCACCTGGACGAGAAGGTCGCCCGCCTGCACCTGGACGCGCTCGGTGTGAAGCTGACGACGCTCCGCCCCGAGCAGGCCGCCTACATCGGCGTCGAGGTCGAAGGGCCCTACAAGCCCGACCACTACCGCTACTGACGGCGCCCGTGCACTGACGCACGTCCGCAGCAGCCGATCACGGCAGCAGGTACCAGGCAGGCCCCCGCACCCCCGTGCCGGGGGCCTGCCCCGTACCAGGGCGTACCCCTACCGCCGATCCCGAGGACCCGAGACCCCATGCCCCGCGGCCGCTATTCGCTCCACGACCCGCACGATCACACCCCCCTCGGTGAAGAGCACTTCCACTGCGCGCCCGGCCCCTCCGGCTGGCGCTACGTCGCCCAGACCACCACCCCATCCGCCGGCCCCACTGGCAACGGGCCCGGCACCGGCCACCAGGAGCCCACCGTCACCGGCTCCGTCGACCTCACCCTCGACGACCTCGGCCGCCCCCTCCGGCTCGAACTCCACGCCGCGAGCTGGCAGGTCCGCGGCGCCGCCCTCGACGGCGTCACCTGGGTCCGTACCGACCCCACCGGTACACACGCCACCGAAGGCAATGTGCGCGCCCACGCCTTCACCGGCACGTCCCCGGCCTTCTACATCGCCACAACCCGCCTGCTGCGCCTCACCCCCGCTTCTCCCCCCACCCGAGTCCGCCTCGTCGCCTTCACCGACCCGGTCCTCGCCCCCCGCACGGTCGACCAGTCGTGGGCCCTGATCAGAAGTGAAGCGCACGCCACTGACAACGGCCCCCTGACCGTGGACGAATACCAGGTCAACGCCCTCGACACGGGCGAGCAGCACACGGTTCACATCGCCGGGGACGTCGTTCTCGCCGCCCCCGGCGTCGAGCTCGAAGACCTCGAGACCCCGCCGTCGGTCTTCCCCTGACCCAGCCCCCGGCCACGGCGCCCCACGGGTCCCGCACTCCCTAGGCCGGCGGGGCGAACCCGGTGGCCGGCGGCGCACCCGGGCCCTCGGCCGGCGGCCCGCCCCGGCCCTCCGACTCGCCACCCCGCACATCCCGAGCACCCCCGGCACCGGCGACACCACCCACCGGACCCGGCACCCGACCCGGCCCCGGCCCCGCCGTCGGGTCTACGGCCGACGCAGCGCCTGCCCCGGCGGCCGCGCCCCCGGCCGCCCCACCGCCGCTCGGGGCGAACGCCCGCCGCGCGTCACGTGCCTGCCGCTCGTTCACCACCGCGGCCAGATACGCCGCCGCGGGCACCCCGGGCGGCGGAGGCGCACCCGTACGCGCCACCAGGTCGTCGGCCAGCCGCTCCGCCAGCGCCCGCCCCACCGCCGCGTCCAGCTGCCCCATCCGCGTCAGGTACTGCCGTATCGCCAGCCACAGGTCCTCCGGCACCCCCGACAGGTCGAGCCGCGCGAACCGCCCCACCAGCCAGGGCGGCGGAGGCGGCACGGCCGTGACCCGAGCCGACGGGACCCGCTCCCGCACGACCAGCGTCCCGGCGAAGACGTCGCCGATCCGCCGGCCCCTGGCGGACACGAGCGAAGCGATGCACGCCACGACACCGAAGGTCATCAGGATCTCGACGACCCCCATTGCCCCCCGCACCAGCGCGTGCCTGAACCGGATCGGCCCGCCGTCGTCCCGGACCACCCGCAGGCCGCACGCGAGCTTCCCCAGCGAACGCCCGCGCGTCAGGGTCTCCACCGCTATGGGAGCGCCCACCAGGACGAGGAGGAAGGTCGCGATCGACACCGCCATGACGGCCGCCTCGTCGAGGGAAGCGGTCGCCACGCCCAGCCCGATGGACACCAGCAGATAGGCGGTCCACACCACGACGAGATCCACGACGAGGGCCAGCGCCCGGCTCGGCAGCCTCGCCGGCCGCAGGCCGAGTACGACCGCGTCCCCCGTCACAACCCCAGTCACAGCGCCCACCCTTCTCCGGCCTTCCCCGACCCCTCCGAACGCCAGTCTGCCAAGCTGACCATCAGCGCGCCGCAGTAGTACGAACCGTACGCACCAGTGCCTGGAGCAGCAGCCGATCATGGACCTCGACGTCTACGTCACCGCCCACCGCGCGGAGTGGGACCGCCTGGACCACCTCCTGGGACGGGGCCGTCACCTCACCGGGGCCGAGGCCGACGAACTGGTCGCTCTCTACCAGCGCACCGCCACCCACCTCTCCCTCATTCAGTCCAGCGCCCCGGACCCCATGCTCACGGCCCGCCTCACCCAGCTGGTCGCCCGCGCCCGCGCCACGGTCACCGGCACCCGACGCGCCTCCTGGCGCGACGCGGCCCGCTTCCTGACGGCCGGGTTTCCCGCGGCGGTCTACCGCTCGCGCCACTGGTGGATCCCCACGGCCGTCCTCTCCACGCTCCTCGCCGTGGTCATCGGCTGGTGGATCAGCACCCACCCCGAAGTCCAGGGCTCCATCGCGGCGCCCGAGGAGCTGCGCCGGATGACACGGCCGGGCGGTGAGTACGAGACCTACTACTCCAGCCACCCGGCGGCCTCCTTCGCCGCACAGGTGTGGACGAACAACGCGCAGGCCGCCGCGATGTGCCTGGTCCTCGGCGCCTTCCTCTGCGTACCCGTGCTCTGGATCCTGTTCCTCAACATGCTCAACCTGGGCGTCGGCCTCGGCCTCATGTCCTCGGCGGGCCGACTCGACACCTTCCTCGGCCTCGTCCTTCCGCACGGCCTGCTGGAACTGACGGCCGTCTTCGTCGCGGCCGGTACGGGACTGCGCCTCGGCTGGACACTCATCGACCCGGGCCCCCAAAGCCGCAGAACCGCCCTCGCCCAGCAGGGCCGCGCCGCCCTCGGCATGGCGCTCGGCCTGGCCCTGGTCCTGTTCGTCTCCGGTCTGATCGAAGGCTTCGTGACCCCCTCGGGCGTTCCGACCTGGGCCCGCATCACCATCGGCGTCGCAGCCGAGCTGACCTTCCTCGCGTACGTGTATGTCCTCGGCGGCCGCGCCGTCCGAGCCGGCGAGACGGGCGACGTCGACACCCCCGACCGCAGCGCGGAGCTACCCGTCGCTGCCTGATGTGCGTCGGACCCCACTGAACTGCTAGTCTCCTCTTCGCCCCGAAAACCCGTTGACACGGGTGGGACGGGGAGGTAGATTTGAACGGTTGCCTCGGACTGGACACAGTGCGAGTGCGGACGTTAGAGTCTCTCTCGCTCCGGCCGGAATTCATTCCCGCGGAGCCAATCCGATTCCTTATCCGAATCACGAACGCCGATTAGGTCGGCCGAAATGATTCTGATAAAGTCGGATCAGCCGAAAGGCAAAGGCCCCTCCAACGGCCACCGGAAACAGAATCCGAACCGGAAACGGAACGGAAAAAGGATCTGGTAGGGTTGGAAACACGAAATACCGAAGGGAAGCGCCCGGAGGAAAACCCGCAAGGGTGAGTACAAAGGAAGCGTCCGTTCCTTGAGAACTCAACAGCGTGCCAAAAATCAACGCCAGATTAGTTGATACCCCGTCCATCCAACGGATGGTCGAGGTTCCTTTGAAGAAAACACAGCGAGGACGCTGTGAACCGAGGGGACTATTCCTCCCCTCCGGTTCCGCTCAACGCGAGTGTCAACCCGATCACGGGTAAACATTCACGGAGAGTTTGATCCTGGCTCAGGACGAACGCTGGCGGCGTGCTTAACACATGCAAGTCGAACGATGAACCCACTTCGGTGGGGGATTAGTGGCGAACGGGTGAGTAACACGTGGGCAATCTGCCCTTCACTCTGGGACAAGCCCTGGAAACGGGGTCTAATACCGGATACGACCACTGAAGGCATCCTCAGTGGTGGAAAGCTCCGGCGGTGAAGGATGAGCCCGCGGCCTATCAGCTTGTTGGTGGGGTAATTGCCTACCAAGGCGACGACGGGTAGCCGGCCTGAGAGGGCGACCGGCCACACTGGGACTGAGACACGGCCCAGACTCCTACGGGAGGCAGCAGTGGGGAATATTGCACAATGGGCGAAAGCCTGATGCAGCGACGCCGCGTGAGGGATGACGGCCTTCGGGTTGTAAACCTCTTTCAGCAGGGAAGAAGCGAAAGTGACGGTACC
Proteins encoded in this window:
- the ahcY gene encoding adenosylhomocysteinase gives rise to the protein MTTVVNRQDFKVADLSLAAFGRKEITLAEHEMPGLMAIRKEYAETQPLAGARITGSLHMTVQTAVLIETLVALGAQVRWASCNIFSTQDHAAAAIAVGPNGTPDNPQGVPVFAWKGETLEEYWWCTEQALTWPNTPTGGPNMILDDGGDATLLVHKGVEFEKAGEAPDPSTADSEEYGHILTLLNRTLTENPQKWTRLASEIRGVTEETTTGVHRLYEMHRDGTLLFPAINVNDAVTKSKFDNKYGCRHSLVDGINRATDVLIGGKVAVVCGYGDVGKGCAESLRGQGARVIVTEIDPICALQAAMDGYQVTTLDEVIGQADLFITTTGNKDIIMAADMARMKHQAIVGNIGHFDNEIDMAGLARIPGIVKDEVKPQVHTWTFPDGKTIIVLSEGRLLNLGNATGHPSFVMSNSFADQTLAQIELFTKPEEYPTDVYVLPKHLDEKVARLHLDALGVKLTTLRPEQAAYIGVEVEGPYKPDHYRY
- a CDS encoding stage II sporulation protein M codes for the protein MDLDVYVTAHRAEWDRLDHLLGRGRHLTGAEADELVALYQRTATHLSLIQSSAPDPMLTARLTQLVARARATVTGTRRASWRDAARFLTAGFPAAVYRSRHWWIPTAVLSTLLAVVIGWWISTHPEVQGSIAAPEELRRMTRPGGEYETYYSSHPAASFAAQVWTNNAQAAAMCLVLGAFLCVPVLWILFLNMLNLGVGLGLMSSAGRLDTFLGLVLPHGLLELTAVFVAAGTGLRLGWTLIDPGPQSRRTALAQQGRAALGMALGLALVLFVSGLIEGFVTPSGVPTWARITIGVAAELTFLAYVYVLGGRAVRAGETGDVDTPDRSAELPVAA
- a CDS encoding RDD family protein — translated: MTGVVTGDAVVLGLRPARLPSRALALVVDLVVVWTAYLLVSIGLGVATASLDEAAVMAVSIATFLLVLVGAPIAVETLTRGRSLGKLACGLRVVRDDGGPIRFRHALVRGAMGVVEILMTFGVVACIASLVSARGRRIGDVFAGTLVVRERVPSARVTAVPPPPPWLVGRFARLDLSGVPEDLWLAIRQYLTRMGQLDAAVGRALAERLADDLVARTGAPPPPGVPAAAYLAAVVNERQARDARRAFAPSGGGAAGGAAAGAGAASAVDPTAGPGPGRVPGPVGGVAGAGGARDVRGGESEGRGGPPAEGPGAPPATGFAPPA